A single genomic interval of Schistocerca americana isolate TAMUIC-IGC-003095 chromosome 2, iqSchAmer2.1, whole genome shotgun sequence harbors:
- the LOC124595344 gene encoding ankyrin-1-like gives MYTSSGIILTALHAAVGAGNLEDVMEMLAKGADAEAADAFKVRPLHIAAKKGHLDIVKALIARGCNVNARASCHAPLSEEMERDITPLHLAADNADSNLALTLIAAGANVNAKSSSSTFPLHLAAKHGHLSVVKALVAANADVNAEDNIKATPLFFAVVQNFEDVAKFLVQNGAVVNARNSDCNTPLHFAAEKGNVNITKFLIQNKATINAKNLEGFTPLHVAIQNRQAAVTQFLINSGADVNAKDVDGWTPLHSSAQSGYPAETARLLIAKGASVNARDRSGVTPLSVAAEQDFADVVNILIKNKADVNATEERTWTPLHSAAYADSLDSVKLLISGGAVVDARAHRHITPLHFAADFWHTEVVKYLLARGAKVNATDNTDWTPLHFATDEGTQVVLKKSGHSDAQALNSKLSSVKALIENGADVNAKGSNDETALHLAVKYGDSAVARILLENGAYYDLKPHPYFHNITVPECDVERNENINALLRSIEKLFQAVKRAKCAEIEKCVQEGAPVNSRSIKYETPLVYASWKGHLPIVNVLLKNGASINLSNSNGITPLHYAAKFGHHEILSTLLQHGAVYNARTKTGKKTPLHFAQEGGKKEVADTLKRIERLFIRIKKKDNTVIKELSELKDIKYSEFLAIKKCKNVNKETLAQIASRNGYDELCQLFCNL, from the coding sequence ATGTACACGAGCAGCGGCATCATATTAACAGCGCTCCACGCTGCTGTAGGTGCCGGCAACTTGGAAGATGTCATGGAAATGTTGGCGAAAGGAGCTGACGCCGAAGCCGCAGATGCCTTCAAGGTACGACCGCTCCATATTGCTGCGAAGAAAGGCCATTTGGACATTGTTAAAGCGCTTATCGCTCGGGGCTGTAATGTAAATGCACGGGCGTCTTGTCATGCTCCATTGTCCGAGGAGATGGAGCGGGACATCACGCCGTTACATTTAGCAGCTGATAATGCTGACTCGAATCTCGCGCTCACTTTGATCGCTGCTGGTGCTAATGTGAACGCCAAGAGTAGCTCTAGCACGTTTCCACTGCATCTGGCAGCAAAGCACGGCCATTTGTCCGTAGTGAAGGCACTTGTTGCTGCGAATGCAGACGTGAATGCCGAGGACAATATAAAAGCCACACCATTGTTTTTCGCTGTGGTGCAGAATTTTGAAGACGTAGCCAAATTTCTTGTACAAAACGGTGCTGTTGTAAATGCCAGAAATTCAGACTGTAACACACCATTGCATTTCGCagcagaaaagggaaatgtcaaCATAACGAAGTTTCTGATCCAGAACAAGGCCACGATTAATGCAAAGAACCTGGAAGGCTTCACACCATTGCATGTGGCTATCCAAAACAGACAAGCCGCAGTAACCCAGTTTTTGATTAACAGTGGAGCAGATGTCAACGCGAAAGATGTCGACGGATGGACTCCTTTGCACAGTTCAGCTCAAAGTGGATACCCAGCGGAAACTGCTAGACTTCTGATTGCGAAAGGTGCTAGCGTAAATGCGAGGGATCGAAGTGGAGTAACACCCTTGAGCGTTGCTGCTGAACAAGATTTCGCCGATGTAGTAAACATCCTGATCAAAAACAAAGCAGACGTTAATGCCACTGAGGAGCGAACGTGGACGCCATTGCATAGCGCAGCTTACGCCGACAGCTTGGATTCTGTAAAACTTCTGATCAGCGGTGGTGCTGTAGTTGATGCAAGGGCTCACAGGCATATTACACCATTGCATTTCGCAGCAGACTTCTGGCACACCGAAGTAGTTAAATACCTTTTGGCGAGAGGTGCCAAAGTTAATGCAACTGACAACACAGACTGGACGCCACTTCACTTTGCAACAGATGAGGGAACCCAGGTCGTCCTGAAAAAGTCAGGACACTCGGATGCACAGGCGCTGAACTCGAAACTTAGTAGCGTGAAAGCTCTCATTGAAAACggagcagatgtaaatgcaaaggGAAGTAACGATGAAACAGCTCTGCACCTAGCTGTAAAGTATGGTGATTCAGCAGTTGCTAGAATCTTGTTAGAGAATGGTGCTTATTATGATTTGAAGCCCCATCCCTACTTTCATAACATTACCGTTCCAGAGTGTGATGTGGAAAGGAATGAGAATATAAATGCTTTACTGCGATCTATTGAAAAGCTGTTTCAAGCTGTGAAAAGAGCTAAGTGTGCTGAAATTGAAAAATGTGTGCAAGAAGGGGCACCTGTTAACAGCAGAAGCATCAAGTATGAAACACCGCTTGTGTATGCATCTTGGAAAGGCCATTTACCTATTGTTAATGTTTTGCTTAAAAATGGGGCCAGTATTAATTTGAGCAACAGTAATGGCATTACTCCACTGCATTATGCAGCAAAATTTGGGCATCATGAAATATTGTCTACCTTATTGCAACATGGTGCAGtatacaatgcaagaaccaaaacagGTAAAAAAACACCATTACATTTTGCCCAAGAAGGAGGGAAAAAAGAAGTTGCAGATACTCTAAAACGGATTGAACGATTATTTATTAGAATAAAGAAAAAGGATAACACAGTGATAAAAGAATTAAGTGAATTAAAGGACATAAAATATTCTGAATTTCTTGCAATAAAAAAGTGCAAAAATGTAAATAAGGAAACTCTGGCACAAATAGCTTCAAGAAATGGATATGATGAACTTTGTCAATTGTTTTGTAATTTGTAA